Proteins encoded in a region of the Paenibacillus sp. E222 genome:
- a CDS encoding sulfotransferase — MVDVHGNGLVLLLCVPRSGSSLSTVMLQNHSRVFATQEMWFLMNLVDLKMADSRPYGGSAIIRQFYSAMVSDEGFEKACRSFALEIYNGFLEGSGADFIVDKSPRYYYMLEWLDRLFPQSKRIHLQRNPLAIAASYKKVNRHTGEGFELIGSLQSPNLNMKAVDLTLGVLRLNDYFADKHVNAYEVQYEQLVSNPRDEMEKLCAFLGIGYEEGIEQYGRFVDSTKSNMFYSMGVGDPFLSSHQEAHKDSVNNWKKILDPQEVELYCRVMGADLFHRMGYSEQLEEAEQWTGVRYEADPDEEVISRLTRQFSEATGSSWQQGYRMQPVDLASNTPDGNRDNQAANEQAATDPTLAALATIRQLEAALRAADNRLERGYNERERLKVQLASAHSKIQRIKSLIPFGNQISAWASQRKILRGGKS; from the coding sequence TTGGTAGATGTTCATGGTAACGGACTTGTCTTACTCCTATGTGTACCTCGCAGTGGAAGTTCGCTATCCACCGTGATGCTGCAAAATCACAGCCGTGTATTTGCTACACAGGAGATGTGGTTTCTGATGAATCTTGTAGATTTAAAGATGGCTGATTCCCGCCCCTATGGCGGAAGTGCAATCATCCGTCAGTTTTACAGCGCTATGGTATCAGACGAAGGTTTTGAGAAGGCGTGCAGAAGCTTTGCTCTTGAAATATATAACGGATTTCTGGAGGGAAGCGGGGCAGACTTCATCGTAGATAAATCTCCTCGTTACTATTATATGCTGGAATGGCTTGATCGCCTGTTTCCACAGTCCAAGCGCATTCATCTCCAGCGTAACCCCCTTGCCATAGCTGCTTCCTACAAAAAGGTAAACCGCCATACAGGAGAAGGGTTCGAACTGATTGGCAGCTTGCAGAGTCCGAACCTTAATATGAAAGCAGTTGATCTCACGCTGGGTGTGCTCCGTTTGAATGATTATTTTGCGGACAAACACGTGAATGCCTATGAAGTTCAGTACGAACAACTTGTCTCCAACCCTCGGGACGAAATGGAAAAGCTCTGCGCTTTTCTTGGCATCGGATATGAAGAGGGGATAGAGCAATATGGACGCTTTGTGGATAGCACAAAGTCGAATATGTTCTATAGTATGGGTGTCGGCGATCCATTTCTATCTTCGCATCAGGAAGCTCATAAGGATTCTGTTAACAACTGGAAAAAAATACTCGATCCACAGGAAGTTGAATTGTATTGCCGGGTGATGGGCGCAGATCTGTTTCATCGGATGGGCTACAGTGAACAGCTCGAAGAAGCTGAGCAATGGACGGGTGTACGTTACGAAGCTGACCCGGATGAGGAAGTCATATCTAGGCTCACGCGTCAATTCTCCGAAGCAACGGGCAGCAGCTGGCAGCAAGGTTATCGGATGCAGCCTGTAGACCTAGCGAGCAATACTCCAGATGGAAACAGGGATAATCAAGCAGCGAATGAACAGGCTGCGACTGACCCGACACTGGCCGCTCTGGCCACGATCAGGCAGTTGGAAGCCGCGCTGCGTGCAGCCGATAATCGACTGGAGCGTGGGTACAATGAGCGGGAACGATTGAAGGTACAGCTTGCCTCTGCTCACAGCAAGATTCAGCGTATCAAATCCTTGATTCCGTTTGGTAACCAGATAAGCGCCTGGGCATCACAGCGCAAGATACTCCGGGGAGGAAAGTCATGA